A portion of the Stella humosa genome contains these proteins:
- a CDS encoding MBL fold metallo-hydrolase: MRWREWILRLLVLAGLAPAVALPAFASCGVIAGTQPFGPPRWQPVAYRPAAVAPDQVRLTFIGHASFLIETPDGATAITDYNGYNRPANLVPDIITMNNAHSTHYTDDIPPGVRHVLRGWDPGGGMAVHNVQWRDLRVFNVPTNVREYGAGTRQNGNSIFVFSAADLCIAHLSHIHHTLTDTHLRELGPIDVLLAPVDGSWTTSQEDVLTVIGQIKPRLVIPMHFIVSNVLERFLAKAAPQYPARFSNSPEVLLTRTALPRRTEILVLPGH, translated from the coding sequence ATGCGTTGGCGCGAATGGATCCTGCGGCTCCTCGTCCTGGCCGGCCTGGCGCCGGCCGTGGCCCTGCCGGCCTTTGCCAGTTGCGGCGTCATCGCCGGCACACAGCCGTTCGGGCCGCCCAGATGGCAGCCGGTCGCCTATCGGCCGGCGGCCGTGGCCCCCGACCAAGTGCGGCTGACCTTCATCGGCCATGCAAGCTTCCTGATCGAGACGCCGGACGGGGCGACGGCGATCACCGACTACAACGGGTACAACCGGCCAGCGAACTTGGTGCCCGACATCATCACCATGAACAACGCGCACTCCACCCACTACACCGACGACATCCCGCCCGGGGTGCGCCACGTCCTGCGCGGCTGGGACCCGGGCGGCGGCATGGCCGTCCACAATGTGCAGTGGCGGGACCTGCGGGTGTTCAACGTGCCGACCAACGTCCGCGAGTACGGCGCCGGCACACGGCAGAACGGCAACTCGATCTTCGTCTTCTCGGCGGCCGACCTCTGCATCGCCCATCTGAGCCACATCCACCACACGCTGACCGACACCCACCTGCGCGAGCTGGGCCCGATCGACGTGTTGCTGGCCCCGGTCGACGGCTCCTGGACGACCAGCCAGGAGGACGTGCTGACCGTCATCGGCCAGATCAAGCCGCGCCTCGTCATCCCCATGCACTTCATCGTCTCGAACGTGCTGGAGCGCTTCCTCGCCAAGGCGGCACCGCAGTATCCGGCGCGCTTCTCCAATAGCCCGGAAGTCCTGCTGACCCGCACCGCCCTGCCCCGGCGGACCGAGATCCTGGTCCTGCCGGGGCATTGA
- a CDS encoding amino acid ABC transporter permease, producing MTVSDLGLPPAAVRAGPVRVGRWVWRNLFATIPNTLITLLLLWLLASTVPGVVRWLFVDALWAPATAEQCLRGAGACWAFLQAKYRLILFGPYPYDEQWRPALAMLLFFAMVVATCFPELFRLAGRMRRLLVAWVATVGAITWLLHGGLGLSLVEVRLWGGLPLTLILSVVGAFCAFWLAIFLALGRRSHMPVVRALAIGYIELIRGVPLIGLLFMAVVLFPLIVPPGVDVDKLARAQIAFILFFAAYMAEAIRGGLQAIPAGQYEAAGALGLGYWPTMRFVVLPQALRIVIPTLVNIFIGAFKDTSLVLIIAMFDLLGSANAAKSDSTWWGLYVEAYLFVASIYLVFCALMSAYSQRLERRLGAGRG from the coding sequence ATGACCGTTTCCGATCTTGGGCTGCCGCCAGCCGCCGTTCGGGCCGGGCCGGTTCGCGTCGGCCGCTGGGTGTGGCGCAATCTGTTCGCGACCATCCCGAACACGCTGATCACGCTGCTGCTGCTCTGGCTCCTGGCGTCGACCGTGCCGGGGGTTGTGCGCTGGCTCTTCGTCGATGCGCTGTGGGCGCCGGCCACGGCCGAGCAGTGTCTGCGTGGGGCGGGCGCCTGCTGGGCCTTCCTCCAGGCCAAGTATCGCCTGATCCTGTTCGGCCCATATCCCTATGACGAGCAGTGGCGCCCAGCCCTGGCGATGCTGCTGTTCTTCGCCATGGTCGTGGCCACCTGCTTCCCCGAGCTTTTCCGGCTGGCCGGGCGGATGCGTCGGCTGCTGGTGGCGTGGGTGGCGACCGTTGGGGCGATCACATGGCTGCTGCATGGCGGCCTGGGTCTGTCCCTGGTCGAGGTCCGGCTGTGGGGCGGCCTGCCCCTGACCCTGATACTGTCGGTGGTCGGCGCCTTCTGCGCCTTCTGGCTGGCGATCTTCCTGGCGCTCGGCCGGCGCTCGCACATGCCCGTCGTGCGTGCGCTGGCGATCGGCTACATCGAGTTGATCCGCGGCGTTCCGCTGATCGGCCTGCTGTTCATGGCCGTCGTGCTGTTTCCCCTCATCGTCCCGCCCGGGGTCGATGTCGACAAGCTGGCGCGGGCCCAGATCGCCTTCATCCTGTTCTTTGCCGCCTACATGGCCGAGGCCATCCGCGGCGGCCTCCAGGCGATACCGGCCGGCCAGTACGAGGCCGCAGGCGCGCTGGGCCTGGGCTACTGGCCGACCATGCGCTTCGTGGTGTTGCCGCAGGCGCTGCGCATCGTCATCCCGACCTTGGTCAACATCTTCATCGGCGCCTTCAAGGACACTTCCCTGGTGCTGATCATCGCCATGTTCGACCTGCTCGGCTCGGCCAACGCGGCCAAGAGCGACTCCACCTGGTGGGGCCTCTATGTCGAGGCGTATCTCTTCGTCGCCTCGATCTACCTGGTGTTCTGCGCGCTCATGTCCGCCTATAGCCAGCGGCTGGAACGGCGGCTCGGCGCGGGTCGGGGGTAG
- a CDS encoding anthranilate synthase component I — MKWNLTDQANAFDYRTRGGLDVRRDSRPVDGDAALAQLATALDGRRGALFSSGVEYPGRYSRYDFGFVDPPLALETVGRTVRLSVLNPRGRLLLDFAASALPADLFQVQERTPDHLAGEVVGDAAVAYEEQRTRRPSVFSVLRHLVDAFGSAEDGHLGLYGAFGYDLVFQFEELQRRRPREADQRDIVLYLPDRLVLVDRRTERAAELSYDFALDGRSTAGIARTPVAAAYRIEPHQPSADHESGAYPALVERAREHFARGDLFEAVPGQLFREPCAATPAEVYATLCRINPAPYAALVNLGEGEFLVSASPEMFVRSDGARVETCPISGTIARGRDPIGDAEQIRLLLNSAKDEYELNMCTDVDRNDKARVCVPGSVKVLGRRQIELYSKLIHTVDHVEGMLRPGYDALDAFLSHAWAVTVTGAPKLWAMQFCEDHERTPRRWYGGAIGCVTFDGAMNTGLTIRTIRMKDGLAEIRVGATLLWDSDPEAEDAECRIKAAALFQAIRETGKSAAPAPAPLSRAGVGKRLLLVDHDDSFVHTLADFFRQTGAEVAVVRHGRALAALAEDAPDLLVLSPGPGRPADFAVDRIIDAAMAAGVPIFGVCLGLQALGERFGGSLAQLDTPAHGRPSRIALQGGRLFAGLPDEVVVGRYHSLYVDPARLPANFRVTALSADGVPMALEHDTLPLAGVQFHPESIMSLGDRAGHRIVANAVGMAR, encoded by the coding sequence ATGAAGTGGAATCTGACCGATCAGGCGAACGCCTTCGACTACCGCACGCGCGGCGGTCTCGACGTGCGCCGCGACAGCCGCCCGGTCGACGGCGATGCGGCCCTGGCCCAGTTGGCGACCGCCCTCGACGGGCGGCGCGGTGCGCTGTTCTCGTCCGGTGTGGAGTATCCCGGCCGCTATAGCCGCTACGATTTCGGCTTCGTCGATCCGCCGTTGGCGCTCGAGACGGTGGGGCGCACAGTCCGTTTGTCCGTGCTGAACCCGCGCGGCCGGCTGCTGCTGGATTTCGCCGCCTCTGCCCTGCCGGCGGACCTCTTCCAGGTCCAGGAACGCACGCCGGACCATCTGGCGGGCGAGGTGGTGGGCGACGCCGCCGTCGCCTATGAGGAACAGCGAACCCGCCGGCCCTCGGTCTTCAGCGTGCTGCGCCACCTGGTCGATGCCTTCGGCAGTGCCGAGGACGGACATCTGGGCCTCTATGGCGCCTTCGGCTACGACCTCGTCTTCCAGTTCGAGGAGCTGCAGCGCCGCCGCCCGCGCGAGGCCGACCAGCGCGACATCGTCCTCTATCTGCCCGACCGGCTGGTCCTGGTCGACCGTCGGACCGAGCGCGCGGCCGAACTCTCTTATGACTTCGCGCTGGATGGCCGCTCGACCGCCGGCATCGCCCGCACGCCCGTCGCGGCCGCCTACCGCATCGAGCCGCACCAGCCCTCGGCCGACCATGAAAGTGGCGCCTATCCGGCCCTGGTCGAGCGCGCGCGGGAGCACTTTGCCCGCGGCGACCTGTTCGAGGCGGTGCCGGGCCAGCTCTTCCGAGAGCCGTGCGCCGCCACCCCGGCCGAAGTCTATGCCACCCTCTGCCGCATCAACCCCGCCCCCTATGCCGCGCTGGTGAACCTGGGGGAGGGGGAGTTCCTGGTCTCGGCATCGCCCGAGATGTTCGTGCGCTCGGACGGGGCCAGGGTCGAGACCTGCCCCATCTCCGGCACCATCGCGCGCGGCCGCGATCCGATCGGCGATGCCGAGCAGATCCGCCTGCTGCTCAACTCGGCCAAGGACGAGTACGAGCTCAACATGTGCACCGACGTCGACCGCAACGACAAGGCGCGGGTCTGCGTGCCGGGCTCGGTCAAGGTGCTGGGCCGCCGCCAGATCGAGCTCTATTCCAAGCTGATCCACACGGTCGACCATGTGGAGGGGATGCTGCGGCCGGGCTACGACGCGCTCGACGCCTTCCTCAGCCATGCCTGGGCGGTGACGGTGACGGGTGCGCCCAAGCTGTGGGCAATGCAGTTCTGCGAGGACCACGAGCGCACGCCCCGGCGGTGGTATGGCGGCGCGATCGGCTGCGTCACCTTCGACGGCGCCATGAACACCGGCCTCACCATCCGCACCATCCGCATGAAGGACGGCTTGGCCGAGATCCGCGTCGGCGCCACCCTGCTGTGGGACAGCGACCCGGAAGCCGAGGATGCGGAATGCCGGATCAAGGCGGCCGCCCTGTTCCAGGCGATCCGCGAGACCGGCAAGAGCGCCGCCCCGGCCCCCGCGCCGCTGTCGCGGGCGGGCGTCGGCAAGCGTCTGCTGCTGGTCGACCATGACGACAGCTTCGTCCACACCCTGGCGGACTTCTTCCGCCAGACCGGGGCCGAGGTGGCGGTCGTGCGCCACGGCCGCGCGCTGGCGGCCCTGGCCGAGGACGCGCCCGACCTGCTGGTCCTGTCGCCCGGCCCCGGCCGTCCGGCGGACTTCGCGGTCGACCGCATCATCGATGCGGCGATGGCGGCCGGCGTGCCGATCTTCGGGGTGTGCCTGGGCCTGCAGGCCCTGGGCGAACGCTTCGGCGGAAGCCTGGCCCAGCTCGACACCCCGGCCCACGGCCGCCCGAGCCGCATCGCGCTGCAAGGCGGCCGCCTGTTCGCGGGGCTGCCGGACGAGGTGGTGGTCGGCCGCTACCACTCCCTCTATGTCGATCCCGCCCGCCTGCCGGCCAACTTCCGGGTGACGGCGCTCTCGGCCGACGGCGTGCCGATGGCGCTGGAGCACGACACGCTGCCCCTGGCGGGCGTGCAGTTCCACCCAGAATCGATCATGTCGCTCGGCGACCGCGCCGGCCACCGCATCGTCGCCAACGCAGTCGGAATGGCCAGGTAG
- a CDS encoding amino acid ABC transporter substrate-binding protein has protein sequence MLKRICLTAAAALLAGGFALSANAASTLDTVKQRGKLKCVVAEGSVAIAQLNDKGRWEGFDVDYCRALAAAILGSGEAVEFVPMGFAQSMPAVRSGEAEVAARAITYTMSRDTELGFDFVGPTLYSGYGFMVHKRAGVSDLKGLNGAAICVLAGTVIDSQIADYFRPRGMTFTPVVVDNVTNMYAQYEAGRCDVVTSEPPFLAARRSRLRNPDEHVILSELFYKSHMGPVVRDNDAQFSGIARWTHYALVTAEEMGITQANVDEMLKSKDPAVRRFLGVEGNLGSKMGLPDDFPARIVKAVGNFGEVWERNFGIASPLKLPRGINALERDGGLQWAPNWR, from the coding sequence ATGCTGAAAAGAATATGCCTGACGGCCGCCGCGGCCCTGCTGGCGGGCGGCTTCGCCCTGTCGGCCAATGCCGCCTCGACGCTGGATACGGTGAAACAGCGGGGCAAGCTGAAATGCGTCGTGGCCGAGGGCTCGGTCGCCATCGCCCAGTTGAACGACAAGGGCCGCTGGGAGGGGTTCGACGTCGACTACTGCCGGGCGCTCGCGGCCGCGATCCTGGGGTCGGGCGAGGCGGTCGAGTTCGTGCCGATGGGCTTTGCCCAGTCGATGCCGGCGGTCCGCTCCGGCGAGGCCGAAGTGGCGGCGCGCGCCATCACCTACACCATGAGCAGGGATACCGAGCTGGGCTTCGACTTCGTCGGCCCGACGCTCTATTCGGGCTATGGCTTCATGGTCCACAAGCGGGCCGGAGTGAGCGATCTCAAGGGCCTCAACGGGGCTGCGATCTGCGTCCTGGCGGGTACCGTCATCGACAGCCAGATCGCGGACTATTTCCGGCCGCGGGGCATGACGTTCACGCCGGTCGTGGTCGACAACGTCACCAACATGTACGCCCAGTACGAGGCCGGTCGGTGCGATGTCGTCACCTCCGAGCCGCCGTTCCTGGCAGCTCGCCGCAGCCGGCTGCGCAACCCCGACGAGCATGTCATCCTGAGCGAGCTGTTCTACAAGTCTCACATGGGGCCGGTGGTGCGCGACAACGACGCACAGTTCAGCGGCATCGCGCGCTGGACCCACTATGCGCTGGTGACCGCCGAGGAGATGGGCATCACCCAGGCCAACGTCGACGAGATGCTGAAGTCCAAGGACCCGGCCGTGCGCCGCTTCCTGGGCGTGGAGGGCAATCTTGGCTCGAAGATGGGGCTGCCGGACGATTTCCCCGCCAGGATCGTGAAGGCCGTCGGCAACTTCGGCGAGGTGTGGGAGCGCAATTTCGGCATAGCCTCGCCGCTCAAGCTGCCGCGCGGGATCAATGCGCTGGAGCGCGATGGCGGGCTGCAATGGGCGCCTAACTGGCGCTGA
- a CDS encoding GntR family transcriptional regulator, whose amino-acid sequence MSQAIDRETMQEAAYRQIRAVLMSGGLAAGEKVTIRGLAGELGMSWTPIREAVRRLAAEGALEVSPNRWIRVPNLSAEQLRELKTIRLMLEGHAAARAAEGASAAFVAEQWRLEADIVAWRGRDDPKGMITRIARWHFAIYAAADMPHLVRMIEGLWLRTAPHTHGLFPVFAAQDRGRHRQVTLKALAKRNGEAARRSMERDIGGALDYLIARAEESAVAARRARGRM is encoded by the coding sequence TTGTCCCAGGCGATCGACCGGGAGACGATGCAGGAGGCGGCGTATCGCCAGATTCGTGCTGTCCTGATGTCGGGCGGGCTGGCGGCGGGCGAGAAGGTCACGATCCGCGGCCTGGCGGGCGAGCTTGGCATGAGTTGGACCCCGATCCGCGAGGCGGTGCGCCGGTTGGCGGCGGAAGGTGCGCTGGAGGTATCGCCAAACCGCTGGATTCGGGTGCCCAACCTCTCGGCGGAACAACTGCGAGAGCTGAAGACGATCCGCCTGATGCTGGAGGGCCACGCCGCGGCCCGGGCGGCCGAGGGAGCGAGCGCGGCCTTCGTGGCCGAGCAGTGGCGGCTGGAGGCCGACATCGTCGCCTGGCGTGGCCGCGACGATCCGAAGGGCATGATCACCCGCATCGCCCGCTGGCATTTCGCCATCTATGCCGCGGCCGACATGCCCCATCTCGTCCGCATGATCGAGGGGTTGTGGCTGCGCACCGCACCCCACACCCACGGGCTATTCCCGGTCTTCGCCGCACAGGACCGGGGGCGTCATCGCCAGGTGACCCTGAAGGCCCTTGCGAAGCGCAACGGGGAGGCGGCGCGCCGCTCCATGGAACGGGATATCGGCGGTGCGCTCGACTATCTGATCGCACGGGCAGAGGAGTCGGCCGTCGCAGCCAGACGGGCGCGGGGCAGGATGTAA
- a CDS encoding mandelate racemase/muconate lactonizing enzyme family protein produces the protein MASVGSVTLARIEAAVYRVPADPPVRTAFGTMHDRPAVIVRVEDGAGNHGWGEVFCNWPPPGAEHRARLVAEVLAPLVQGRSFDHPAEVGAWLEQRTRVLVLQCDEPGPFAQAIAGIDGAVWDMAARKAGLPLAVALGGRVAPVPAYASGINPDRPERMAAAKRAEGYGGFKLKIGFGRDRDLANLAAMRAELGADARLMADANQAWTLDEAARIAPDLAPFGLFWLEEPVMADTSLVDWQALASVAPMPLAAGENMRSRAEFAAAIASGAFGVVQPDAIKWGGVTGCAEVGRTVVAAGLNYCPHFLSGGIGLMASAHILAAVGGPGMLEVDANENPLRTLLARPFPVLADGRFVLTDAPGIGVEPDLVGLERSRHSL, from the coding sequence ATGGCAAGCGTCGGCTCGGTCACGCTGGCCCGCATCGAGGCGGCCGTCTATCGCGTGCCGGCCGATCCGCCGGTGCGCACCGCGTTCGGCACGATGCACGACCGGCCGGCCGTCATCGTCCGGGTCGAGGATGGTGCTGGCAACCATGGCTGGGGCGAGGTCTTCTGCAACTGGCCGCCGCCCGGTGCCGAGCATCGCGCCCGGCTGGTGGCCGAGGTGCTGGCGCCGCTCGTGCAGGGCCGATCCTTCGATCACCCGGCCGAGGTGGGGGCGTGGTTGGAGCAGCGCACGCGGGTGCTGGTCCTGCAATGCGACGAGCCGGGGCCGTTCGCCCAGGCGATCGCCGGCATCGACGGCGCGGTCTGGGACATGGCCGCGCGCAAGGCGGGCCTGCCGCTGGCCGTGGCGCTCGGCGGCCGGGTCGCCCCCGTGCCGGCCTATGCCAGCGGCATCAACCCCGACCGGCCGGAGCGGATGGCGGCCGCCAAGCGGGCCGAGGGCTATGGCGGCTTCAAGCTGAAGATCGGCTTCGGCCGCGACCGCGACCTTGCCAACCTGGCGGCGATGCGGGCCGAACTGGGGGCCGATGCCCGCCTGATGGCCGATGCCAACCAGGCCTGGACGCTGGACGAAGCGGCCCGGATCGCGCCCGACCTGGCGCCCTTCGGCCTGTTCTGGCTGGAGGAGCCGGTGATGGCCGACACCAGCCTGGTCGACTGGCAGGCACTGGCGTCGGTGGCGCCGATGCCGCTCGCGGCCGGTGAGAACATGCGCAGCCGAGCGGAGTTCGCCGCGGCCATCGCCAGCGGCGCCTTCGGAGTCGTGCAGCCGGACGCCATCAAGTGGGGCGGGGTGACGGGCTGTGCCGAGGTCGGCCGAACGGTCGTGGCGGCCGGTTTGAACTACTGCCCGCATTTTTTATCGGGCGGCATCGGGCTCATGGCATCGGCCCATATCCTGGCCGCCGTGGGTGGTCCCGGCATGCTCGAGGTGGATGCGAACGAAAACCCGTTACGCACGCTTCTGGCTCGACCTTTCCCGGTTCTGGCGGACGGCCGGTTCGTCCTCACCGACGCCCCTGGAATCGGCGTGGAACCAGATCTTGTGGGCCTGGAACGGTCCCGACACAGCCTGTGA
- a CDS encoding amino acid ABC transporter permease, with protein MASSLPIGRASTSRWWNRRGVRRLFWQLVAAAAFLAVLAWFVGNVRQNLPRMGIQFGFDFLAQPAGFEIGENLIGFRPGQSIFRAYLAGMVNTIHVAILGILLATILAMVVAMARLSPNWLLSRLAWAYVEVFRNTPLLLQLLFLHITFAQVLPAPRAAWSPVTGVFLSNRGLMLPALVVQPAHVAALAAFVAGLAGVWWLRRRARLRQEATGIRPSTASATIALLLGLPVAVFVAGGAPLALDLPALRGFNFQGGHTMSPEFASILFGLVFYSAAFMAETMRAGILGVRRGQIDAAQSLGLNRLATLRLVVMPQAMRIIVPPLTSQYLSLTKSSSLAVAVGYPDLMRVYTVVTADTGRPIECIAVVVAVYLTLSLLTALAMNVYNRHVAIVER; from the coding sequence ATGGCCAGCAGCCTGCCCATCGGCAGGGCGTCGACGTCGCGCTGGTGGAACCGGCGCGGCGTCCGACGCCTCTTCTGGCAGCTTGTCGCCGCCGCCGCCTTCCTGGCGGTGCTGGCGTGGTTCGTCGGCAATGTCCGGCAGAACCTGCCGCGCATGGGCATCCAGTTCGGTTTCGACTTCCTGGCCCAGCCCGCCGGCTTCGAGATCGGCGAGAACCTGATCGGTTTTCGTCCCGGGCAGAGCATCTTCCGCGCCTACTTGGCGGGCATGGTCAACACCATCCATGTCGCGATCCTCGGCATCCTCCTGGCGACCATCCTGGCGATGGTCGTGGCGATGGCGCGCCTGTCGCCGAACTGGCTTCTGTCTCGGCTGGCCTGGGCCTATGTGGAGGTCTTTCGCAATACCCCGCTGCTGCTGCAACTGCTCTTCCTGCATATCACCTTCGCCCAGGTCCTGCCGGCGCCGCGTGCCGCCTGGTCGCCCGTGACCGGGGTATTCCTCAGCAATCGCGGCCTGATGCTGCCGGCCCTGGTGGTGCAGCCGGCCCATGTCGCCGCCCTCGCGGCGTTCGTGGCGGGGCTGGCGGGGGTCTGGTGGCTTCGCCGCCGCGCCCGCCTGCGGCAGGAGGCGACCGGCATCCGGCCATCCACGGCCTCGGCCACCATCGCCCTGCTGCTCGGCCTGCCGGTTGCCGTCTTCGTCGCCGGCGGTGCGCCGCTGGCACTCGACCTGCCGGCCTTGCGCGGCTTCAACTTCCAGGGCGGGCACACGATGAGCCCGGAGTTCGCGTCGATCCTGTTCGGCCTGGTCTTCTACTCGGCCGCCTTCATGGCCGAGACGATGCGGGCCGGGATCCTCGGCGTCCGCCGTGGCCAGATCGATGCGGCCCAGTCGCTGGGCCTAAACCGCCTGGCGACCCTGCGCCTGGTGGTGATGCCCCAGGCGATGCGGATCATCGTGCCGCCGCTGACCAGCCAGTATCTGAGCCTGACCAAGAGCAGTTCGCTCGCGGTCGCCGTCGGCTATCCCGACCTGATGCGGGTCTACACCGTCGTTACCGCCGACACCGGCCGGCCGATCGAATGCATCGCCGTCGTGGTCGCGGTCTACCTGACGCTGAGCCTGCTGACTGCGCTGGCGATGAACGTCTACAACCGCCACGTCGCCATCGTGGAGCGGTGA
- a CDS encoding META domain-containing protein, whose translation MKKHPLRLPAIAAASLVAVLLAGCTGGDRPGGLAGTSWQAVRLADGTQPEDPTRLTLAFGSDGRVAVRADCNRGSGTWQSPAGQRLTFGPIATTKMGCPPGSLGDQFLADLGRAGAYSLASGQLEIATGNGMEPLVLRPAVP comes from the coding sequence ATGAAGAAGCACCCTCTGCGCCTCCCCGCCATCGCCGCCGCCAGCCTGGTCGCGGTCCTGCTTGCCGGCTGCACCGGTGGCGACCGGCCCGGCGGCCTGGCCGGCACCAGCTGGCAGGCGGTCCGCCTGGCCGATGGAACCCAGCCCGAAGACCCGACCCGGCTGACGCTTGCCTTCGGCAGCGACGGCCGGGTGGCTGTCCGCGCCGACTGCAACCGCGGCAGCGGCACCTGGCAGTCGCCGGCCGGGCAGCGCCTGACCTTCGGGCCGATCGCGACCACGAAGATGGGCTGCCCGCCGGGATCGCTGGGCGACCAGTTCCTGGCCGATCTCGGCCGCGCCGGCGCCTACTCCCTGGCATCGGGCCAATTGGAGATCGCGACCGGCAACGGCATGGAGCCGCTCGTCCTGCGGCCGGCCGTTCCGTGA
- a CDS encoding serine hydrolase domain-containing protein — protein sequence MTMSAQYEPPANGEWARIAPADAGFDPAALADAVAFAEASETPWEKDLALQIGQGHFEPPPWNEIIGPTKPRGGPSGLVLRGGRIVASWGDPGRVDMTFSASKSYLSLCAGLAFDAGLLPDPTRPVRELVDDGGFAPPHNAAVTWEHLLQLTSEWEGEMWSKPDLVDRNRDLASEGTNARKGEARPLAAPGTHWEYNDVRVNRLALALLRLWQRGLPDLINEKIMTPIGASDSWEWHGYRNSWVDIGGKQVQSVSGGGHWGGGLFINSFDHARVGLLMQRGGRWGGRQLISPEWVRRSLTPCALKPVYGYMWWLNTDAAMYPSAPATGFAAVGAGSNVVWVDPASDVVVVTRWIAKDAVDGLFGRVHAALRG from the coding sequence ATGACGATGTCCGCCCAGTACGAACCCCCCGCCAACGGGGAATGGGCGCGGATCGCGCCCGCCGATGCCGGCTTCGACCCGGCCGCCCTGGCCGATGCGGTGGCGTTCGCCGAGGCCAGCGAGACGCCGTGGGAGAAGGACCTCGCCTTGCAGATCGGCCAAGGCCATTTCGAGCCGCCGCCGTGGAACGAGATCATTGGCCCGACCAAGCCGCGCGGCGGTCCTTCGGGCCTGGTCCTGCGCGGCGGGCGGATCGTGGCCTCGTGGGGCGATCCGGGCCGCGTCGACATGACCTTCAGCGCCAGCAAGAGCTACCTGTCGCTGTGCGCGGGCCTGGCCTTCGATGCCGGCCTGCTGCCCGATCCGACGCGGCCCGTGCGCGAGCTGGTGGATGATGGCGGCTTCGCCCCGCCGCACAATGCGGCCGTCACCTGGGAACACCTGCTCCAGCTCACCAGCGAGTGGGAAGGGGAGATGTGGAGCAAGCCCGACCTGGTCGACCGCAACCGCGACCTCGCCAGCGAAGGGACCAATGCGCGCAAGGGCGAGGCCCGCCCGCTGGCGGCGCCGGGCACGCACTGGGAATACAACGACGTGCGCGTCAACCGCCTGGCACTGGCCCTGCTGCGGCTGTGGCAACGCGGGCTGCCCGACCTGATCAACGAGAAGATCATGACCCCGATCGGGGCGTCGGACAGTTGGGAATGGCATGGCTACCGCAATTCCTGGGTCGATATCGGCGGCAAGCAGGTGCAGTCGGTGTCGGGTGGCGGCCACTGGGGCGGCGGCCTCTTCATCAACTCCTTCGACCACGCCCGCGTCGGGCTGCTGATGCAGCGCGGCGGGCGCTGGGGCGGGCGCCAGCTCATTTCGCCGGAATGGGTGCGCCGCTCCCTGACGCCCTGCGCGCTGAAGCCGGTCTATGGCTACATGTGGTGGCTGAATACAGACGCCGCCATGTATCCGAGTGCGCCCGCCACGGGCTTTGCCGCCGTCGGCGCCGGTAGCAACGTCGTATGGGTCGATCCGGCCAGCGACGTCGTCGTCGTCACCCGCTGGATCGCCAAGGACGCGGTCGACGGGCTGTTCGGCCGCGTCCACGCGGCACTGCGAGGCTAG
- a CDS encoding YHS domain-containing (seleno)protein: MPASSSSVLFRLGRVAAVVAVAALLPLAPALAVDEHFVKDGGAAGGVDVVAYHTVGQPTPGSAQFTAEYQGQTWKFATAANRDLFVASPAKYAPAYGGWCSAGASKGKKVATMPQFWAIVDGQLYLNSTEGAHKGLFLADTQTVIRKGEANWKTIYATKADKL; the protein is encoded by the coding sequence ATGCCTGCTTCCAGCTCATCCGTCCTGTTCCGCCTGGGCCGTGTCGCTGCCGTCGTGGCCGTGGCCGCCCTGTTGCCCTTGGCGCCGGCACTGGCGGTCGACGAGCATTTCGTGAAGGACGGCGGTGCTGCCGGTGGCGTCGACGTCGTCGCCTATCACACGGTGGGCCAGCCGACGCCGGGCTCGGCCCAGTTCACGGCCGAGTACCAGGGGCAGACCTGGAAGTTCGCGACGGCCGCCAACCGCGACCTCTTCGTGGCGAGCCCGGCCAAGTACGCCCCGGCCTATGGCGGCTGGTGCTCGGCCGGGGCCAGCAAGGGCAAGAAGGTGGCGACGATGCCGCAGTTCTGGGCGATCGTCGACGGCCAGCTTTACCTCAACAGCACCGAGGGGGCCCACAAGGGCCTGTTCCTGGCCGACACCCAGACCGTCATCCGCAAGGGCGAGGCGAACTGGAAGACGATCTACGCGACCAAGGCCGACAAGCTCTGA